From Methylomonas sp. EFPC3, a single genomic window includes:
- a CDS encoding HD domain-containing phosphohydrolase: protein MNETSPATAAQLLFVDDEPNVLKALKRLFRSAEYSVHLAESGAAGLETLQSQPIDLIISDMRMPQMDGAEFLSRAAASYPDTVRILLTGYADIESTIAAVNNGRIYSYCSKPWEDNELKILVNNALEQKRLREERLRLFAIVERQNRELKDLNASLEEKVEKRTEQLKKSLQVIEQANESLKRQYHESVKAFAKIIEMRPGIKSGHAKYIAEHAKDVAQRLGMPPAEVRNVVFAGLLLQIGKMSLPDSLLTMSHFAMNSQQRKRYLNHALEGSHLLAGIEPLQQAAELVSHQYEYYDGSGYPAGLSGAAIPLGSRILTVIREYISMLDGTITGSTMSTDQVKQRLQSKKGSHYDPQVVDAFLALLDETSTHDERPVIEISWTQLQAGMEAAEVLCNDVLYLKDQILTEKHVEDILGLRKHGKNLVLRVRLGQGG, encoded by the coding sequence ATGAACGAGACAAGCCCAGCTACAGCCGCGCAACTATTGTTCGTCGACGACGAGCCGAATGTGCTGAAAGCCTTGAAGCGGTTGTTCCGCTCGGCGGAATACAGCGTGCACTTGGCCGAAAGCGGTGCTGCCGGCCTGGAGACTCTGCAGTCGCAGCCGATCGATTTGATCATTTCCGATATGCGCATGCCGCAAATGGACGGCGCCGAATTTTTGAGCCGGGCCGCCGCAAGCTATCCGGACACGGTGCGGATTCTGCTGACCGGTTATGCCGATATCGAATCGACCATCGCTGCGGTCAACAACGGCAGGATTTATAGCTATTGCAGCAAGCCGTGGGAAGACAACGAACTGAAAATCCTGGTGAACAACGCCTTGGAGCAAAAGCGCTTGCGCGAGGAGCGCCTGCGCCTGTTCGCGATCGTCGAACGCCAGAACCGGGAGCTGAAGGATCTCAATGCCAGCCTGGAGGAAAAAGTCGAGAAGCGGACCGAGCAGCTGAAGAAATCGCTGCAGGTGATCGAACAGGCCAACGAATCGTTGAAACGGCAATACCACGAGTCGGTTAAAGCGTTTGCCAAGATCATCGAAATGCGCCCCGGTATCAAGAGCGGTCATGCCAAATACATCGCCGAACACGCCAAAGACGTCGCCCAACGCCTGGGCATGCCGCCGGCAGAGGTCAGAAACGTGGTGTTTGCCGGGCTACTGCTGCAAATCGGCAAAATGAGCTTGCCGGATAGTCTGCTGACGATGTCGCATTTTGCGATGAACAGCCAGCAGCGCAAACGCTATTTGAACCATGCTCTGGAAGGCTCTCACTTGTTGGCCGGCATCGAGCCGTTGCAGCAGGCGGCGGAACTGGTCAGTCACCAGTACGAATATTACGACGGTTCAGGATATCCGGCCGGTCTGTCCGGCGCGGCGATACCGCTAGGCAGCCGGATTCTGACGGTGATTCGCGAATACATCTCGATGCTTGACGGCACTATCACCGGCAGCACAATGAGCACCGACCAAGTCAAACAGCGCTTGCAATCGAAAAAAGGCAGCCATTACGATCCGCAGGTGGTCGACGCTTTTCTGGCGCTATTGGACGAAACCAGTACTCACGACGAGCGGCCGGTCATCGAAATTTCCTGGACCCAATTGCAAGCCGGCATGGAAGCGGCCGAAGTGCTCTGCAACGACGTGCTGTATCTGAAAGACCAAATCCTGACCGAGAAACATGTCGAAGACATCCTCGGTCTGCGCAAGCACGGTAAGAATCTGGTGTTGCGGGTTAGACTGGGGCAGGGCGGCTAG
- a CDS encoding response regulator has product MNTSPAKILIVDDEANVLKALVRLLKAYDTVTAETADEALQIARQQHFDLVISDYRMPGVNGIDFLILFKRLQPDAVRVVLTGFADLEGAQHAINEAEVFRFINKPWSNVEIVHVVESGLAHKRMQLENRALADQVRAQQKLLDEKDALIRALEAEEPGITKVNWAADGSIILDDTDLE; this is encoded by the coding sequence ATGAATACGAGTCCCGCTAAGATTTTGATCGTCGACGACGAAGCCAACGTCCTTAAAGCCTTGGTGCGCTTACTCAAGGCCTACGACACGGTCACGGCCGAAACTGCCGATGAAGCGTTGCAGATTGCGCGGCAGCAGCATTTCGATCTGGTGATTTCCGATTACCGGATGCCCGGCGTCAACGGCATCGATTTCCTGATTTTGTTCAAACGTCTGCAGCCGGACGCCGTTAGGGTGGTCCTGACCGGTTTTGCCGATCTGGAAGGTGCACAACATGCCATCAACGAAGCGGAAGTGTTCCGTTTCATCAACAAGCCTTGGAGCAATGTGGAAATCGTCCATGTGGTCGAGAGCGGCTTGGCGCACAAACGCATGCAACTGGAGAACCGCGCGCTGGCGGACCAGGTGCGGGCTCAGCAAAAACTGTTGGACGAGAAGGATGCGCTGATTCGCGCGCTGGAAGCCGAGGAACCGGGGATTACCAAAGTCAACTGGGCTGCGGACGGTTCGATTATCCTGGACGACACCGATCTGGAGTGA